From the bacterium genome, one window contains:
- a CDS encoding M48 family metalloprotease — protein sequence MNCPNCSIQLTPTMTTQGVEIDACSKCNGVWLDKGEIFFFTKKVNVVVRALEQAIKEGKPTTKLSPKTQKPMQEISLSEGKIQIDYCPQSNGLWFDAGELEQLQKTDIKITLDKEAKISTKPEIYEIKRKVPPLIKNLTPLPNLFIRSCSVLFGLYALLTLVLITVVNFGLITPDFAILIALGIISLQFILGPWLMDISLRFFYKISWDAYLPEPLNNFIKDTCRKQGMKFPRFGILQDGAPQAFTYGHHPNNARIVISQGLIDLLEPEEVCGVVAHEIGHAKHWDMLVMTIAYLVPLILYYVYRTLIQMRTKGREDKSAHIRYAIAIGSYILYIISQYLVLWLSRTREYYADRFAGEVTKNPNALASALVKIAYGLAGQQKKEEKETRRAPTLDAIGALGIFDAKVARSLAMVSYSSPAAKMGGEINKENLQEAMKWDLWNPWAKYYELHSTHPLVANRLNYLSEQSISLGLEPFVSFNQKKPESYWDEFFVDLLILYLPTMVILFSLGGIIAPPLLLQTSPDMTLLGLVFCLFGIAQLIQIVFSYKNPGYFPQMDIVSLLKNVKVSAIRPVPCRLKGKIIGRGVPGLIWSEDFVMQDSTGIIFLDYRQPLGIWEFLFGLLRSSQLQDQEVTLTGWYRRSPVPYVELKNFTIGSTIRNCYVYQMKLISSGFIILLGIGMLLMSIVK from the coding sequence ATGAATTGTCCAAATTGTTCAATCCAACTAACCCCAACTATGACTACTCAAGGTGTAGAAATTGATGCGTGCAGTAAATGTAACGGTGTCTGGCTGGATAAAGGAGAGATATTTTTCTTTACTAAAAAAGTAAATGTCGTTGTTAGGGCACTTGAGCAAGCAATTAAAGAAGGAAAACCTACGACAAAACTTAGTCCTAAAACCCAAAAACCAATGCAAGAAATATCTCTCTCAGAGGGAAAAATTCAAATTGACTATTGTCCCCAGAGCAATGGACTCTGGTTTGATGCCGGAGAATTAGAACAATTACAAAAGACTGATATTAAAATAACCCTTGATAAAGAGGCAAAAATATCCACTAAACCCGAAATTTACGAGATAAAGAGAAAGGTACCTCCGTTAATTAAAAATCTGACTCCACTTCCAAATCTCTTCATTCGGTCATGTAGTGTCCTTTTTGGGCTATATGCACTTTTGACACTTGTTTTAATTACGGTGGTAAATTTTGGTCTTATCACGCCAGATTTTGCCATATTAATCGCTCTGGGAATTATTTCTTTACAATTTATCCTGGGTCCCTGGCTGATGGATATATCTCTGCGATTCTTTTATAAGATTTCCTGGGATGCCTATTTACCAGAGCCTCTAAATAATTTTATTAAAGATACCTGTCGAAAACAAGGAATGAAATTTCCTCGATTTGGTATTTTACAAGATGGTGCACCACAAGCATTTACTTATGGACATCATCCCAATAACGCCAGAATCGTTATTTCGCAAGGATTAATTGACCTTTTAGAACCAGAGGAAGTTTGCGGTGTTGTTGCCCATGAAATTGGACATGCCAAACACTGGGATATGTTAGTTATGACGATTGCGTATCTTGTTCCACTTATTTTATACTATGTATATCGGACACTTATACAAATGCGAACAAAGGGCAGAGAGGACAAATCTGCACACATACGTTATGCCATTGCTATTGGTTCATATATTCTTTACATTATCAGTCAATATCTGGTTTTATGGCTATCTCGAACCAGGGAATATTATGCCGATAGATTCGCAGGTGAAGTAACTAAAAATCCTAACGCCCTGGCATCGGCATTAGTCAAAATTGCTTATGGATTAGCTGGACAACAGAAAAAAGAAGAAAAAGAAACTCGAAGAGCCCCAACTTTAGATGCAATTGGTGCCTTAGGAATATTTGATGCTAAAGTCGCCCGTTCGTTGGCTATGGTCAGTTATTCATCCCCTGCGGCTAAAATGGGTGGTGAGATAAATAAAGAAAATCTACAAGAGGCAATGAAATGGGATTTGTGGAATCCCTGGGCAAAATATTATGAATTGCATTCTACTCACCCATTAGTCGCAAATCGACTAAATTATCTCTCTGAACAAAGTATTTCCCTGGGACTTGAACCTTTTGTGTCCTTTAATCAAAAGAAACCTGAATCATACTGGGATGAATTTTTTGTGGATTTATTGATACTCTACTTGCCTACAATGGTGATACTCTTTAGTTTGGGAGGTATCATTGCACCGCCCTTGTTGCTACAAACTTCTCCTGATATGACGCTATTGGGTCTGGTTTTTTGTTTATTTGGAATTGCACAATTAATTCAGATAGTATTTTCTTATAAAAATCCGGGTTATTTCCCGCAAATGGATATTGTCAGCTTACTAAAAAATGTAAAAGTCTCGGCAATAAGACCTGTTCCTTGTAGACTTAAAGGTAAAATAATAGGTCGGGGAGTGCCAGGACTTATCTGGTCAGAAGATTTTGTCATGCAGGATTCAACCGGCATAATATTCCTTGATTATCGTCAGCCATTAGGTATCTGGGAATTCCTATTTGGATTACTTCGTTCTTCACAACTTCAAGACCAGGAAGTAACTCTTACTGGCTGGTATCGTCGAAGCCCTGTGCCGTATGTTGAATTGAAAAATTTTACTATCGGCTCAACTATTCGTAATTGCTATGTTTATCAGATGAAACTTATTTCATCAGGATTTATAATATTATTGGGAATAGGTATGTTACTTATGTCAATAGTAAAGTAG
- a CDS encoding peptidylprolyl isomerase, translating into MFNTLRKKAKFVFWIIIVTFVAMIFVSWGMDYGGQYFRPQIATIDGKIISPEEFQIAYRNYLDSLKKVYGEDFDAESIPDLRKTIIDSLVRRQVLLNNAKRLGIQVSVDEIRNEVMKSFEDANTYNQYVQGAHPLWWKMKEKEAIQDILVNKTRNLVVNQVKVSQVELNNYYKKEYESAHLRQILIDPKQFVPFEEVEKYYKENVEDEFMKPGKIRVRHILIGVPEGAPPDQDSAARSKAEDLLKQLNEGADFTTLAAQHSNCASRERGGDLGYFGEGDMVAEFEKAAYKLEKKGDLSPVVKTKFGYHIIKLEDKLKDEPRELKDVEEKIRGFLVTKKEEKKAHKKAKEILKQVKLPGANFEQIAQTFSHAKSALQGGDLGIVPKRFLDPDIGTKTLESISKEVGIVGFGINPDFSKKAFELEESKISEVIETSLGYHIVKMVEKIAPKEQDFKKDYNRILANCLYEKRQKVADDWLAYLENKAKIVKNIE; encoded by the coding sequence ATGTTTAATACTTTACGCAAAAAAGCCAAATTTGTATTCTGGATAATTATCGTTACCTTTGTAGCGATGATATTTGTTTCCTGGGGAATGGATTACGGCGGTCAATATTTTAGACCGCAGATAGCAACGATAGATGGTAAAATAATCTCACCTGAAGAGTTTCAGATAGCCTATAGAAATTATCTGGATAGTCTTAAAAAGGTGTATGGAGAGGATTTTGACGCTGAAAGCATCCCTGATTTAAGAAAGACAATTATCGACAGTCTGGTAAGGCGACAGGTCTTGCTGAATAATGCAAAACGATTGGGGATACAAGTTAGCGTAGATGAGATACGAAATGAGGTAATGAAATCCTTTGAAGATGCCAATACCTACAATCAATATGTTCAGGGTGCTCACCCACTCTGGTGGAAAATGAAAGAAAAAGAGGCAATTCAAGATATATTGGTTAATAAGACACGAAATTTGGTTGTCAATCAGGTTAAAGTGAGTCAGGTTGAGTTAAATAACTATTATAAAAAAGAATATGAGAGTGCACATCTTAGGCAGATTTTGATTGACCCAAAACAATTTGTGCCATTTGAAGAGGTAGAAAAATATTACAAGGAGAATGTTGAGGATGAATTTATGAAACCGGGTAAAATTCGGGTAAGGCATATCCTCATTGGTGTGCCTGAAGGTGCACCACCAGACCAGGATTCTGCCGCCAGAAGTAAAGCAGAAGATTTACTTAAACAATTGAATGAAGGGGCTGATTTTACCACATTAGCCGCTCAACATTCTAATTGTGCCAGCCGAGAAAGAGGCGGCGACTTAGGTTATTTTGGCGAAGGGGATATGGTGGCAGAGTTTGAAAAAGCCGCTTACAAACTTGAAAAGAAAGGTGATTTAAGTCCTGTTGTCAAAACTAAATTTGGCTACCATATTATTAAATTAGAAGATAAATTAAAGGATGAACCAAGAGAATTGAAGGATGTTGAGGAGAAAATTCGTGGGTTTCTGGTGACTAAAAAAGAAGAGAAAAAGGCACATAAAAAGGCTAAAGAAATACTTAAACAAGTAAAACTGCCAGGGGCTAATTTTGAGCAGATTGCTCAAACATTTTCCCACGCTAAAAGCGCCCTACAAGGCGGCGATTTAGGCATAGTTCCAAAGAGATTCCTTGACCCCGACATCGGCACAAAAACATTGGAATCCATCAGTAAAGAAGTTGGTATAGTTGGATTTGGAATAAATCCTGATTTCTCAAAAAAGGCTTTTGAACTTGAAGAATCAAAGATTAGTGAGGTGATTGAAACCTCATTAGGCTATCATATTGTTAAAATGGTAGAAAAGATAGCCCCAAAAGAACAGGATTTTAAAAAGGATTATAATCGAATCCTGGCTAATTGCCTCTATGAAAAAAGGCAAAAGGTCGCAGATGACTGGCTTGCCTATCTTGAAAATAAGGCAAAGATTGTTAAAAATATAGAATAA
- a CDS encoding Crp/Fnr family transcriptional regulator has product MTKSQFLGKISIFSSLEKEDLELLATTTQEVTYKKGQTIISSEEIGTTFFIVKSGKVKVTAEALDSREIVLSTLAPLSFFGEMSILDGEPRSATITALEETELITMDKDVFLRILHRYPQIAINILTILSQRLRRADELIQNLRFLSASGRTIQTLFKLLDEHGVKVKEGMLIDMRLTHQDLASLAGTSRESMRKVIHDFQEKGYVKFYRGKITVLNEDILLRTLARSIV; this is encoded by the coding sequence ATGACTAAAAGTCAGTTTTTAGGTAAAATATCTATTTTTAGTTCCTTAGAAAAAGAAGATTTGGAACTATTAGCAACCACTACTCAAGAAGTAACTTACAAAAAAGGACAAACAATTATCAGCAGTGAAGAGATAGGGACGACATTTTTCATTGTTAAATCAGGTAAAGTTAAGGTAACCGCAGAGGCGTTAGATAGTCGAGAGATTGTGCTGAGCACCCTTGCCCCTTTATCTTTCTTTGGGGAGATGTCTATTCTTGATGGTGAACCGAGGTCTGCGACTATCACTGCATTAGAGGAGACAGAATTGATTACTATGGATAAGGATGTTTTTCTCAGAATACTACACCGTTATCCCCAGATTGCAATTAATATTCTGACTATTTTATCTCAAAGGTTACGAAGAGCAGATGAATTAATTCAAAATTTAAGATTTTTAAGTGCCTCAGGCAGGACAATCCAAACATTATTTAAACTCTTAGATGAGCATGGTGTGAAGGTAAAAGAAGGAATGCTAATTGATATGCGATTGACTCATCAAGACCTGGCCAGTTTAGCCGGGACATCAAGAGAATCAATGCGTAAGGTTATCCACGATTTTCAAGAAAAAGGTTATGTAAAATTCTACCGTGGCAAAATCACTGTTTTAAATGAAGATATACTCTTAAGAACATTAGCGAGATCTATTGTTTAA
- a CDS encoding Minf_1886 family protein, with translation MNNEKSFEEIVEEIVQKDPRYKAESYSFVMSALGFTQNKLKRNGHVSGDELLKGIQNVALELFGPMARTVFEHWGIYKTEDFGHIVFNMVNSGLMGKTDSDSIDDFKDIYDFKKVFDEAPFPKINLKSTTKKLSCKI, from the coding sequence ATGAATAATGAAAAAAGTTTTGAGGAAATAGTAGAAGAAATTGTCCAGAAAGACCCTCGCTATAAAGCAGAATCTTATTCTTTTGTTATGTCTGCTTTAGGATTTACTCAAAATAAATTAAAAAGAAACGGACATGTTAGCGGAGATGAGCTTTTAAAAGGAATCCAGAATGTGGCATTAGAACTTTTTGGACCAATGGCTCGCACCGTTTTTGAACACTGGGGAATATACAAAACTGAGGATTTTGGACATATTGTTTTCAATATGGTTAATTCTGGATTAATGGGTAAGACAGATAGCGATAGTATCGATGATTTTAAGGATATATATGATTTTAAGAAGGTTTTTGATGAAGCCCCATTTCCAAAAATAAACCTGAAATCTACCACTAAAAAATTAAGTTGCAAAATATAA
- the pyrB gene encoding aspartate carbamoyltransferase has translation MATKLHHLIEVKQFKDKELLEEIFKLASEMEMADRTGKYDRLFLPQIPRKKILATLFYEPSTRTRLSFESAMMRLGGEVITTEEARVFSSVTKGESLVDTIRVIGTYADVIVLRHYEEGSSKIAAQVSSVPIINAGDGTGQHPTQALLDMFTIQKELGRIDNLKVGLVGDLLYGRTVHSLTYLLAHQHGVKLYFISPEEIKMPRDIINYLEDEMKIPFEEITDLKEVVSDIDVLYVTRIQKERFRNIEDYNKMKGVYVIDKEILSLMKKDARILHPLPRVDEVAIEVDEDPRAAYFRQVENGLYLRMALLKMILD, from the coding sequence ATGGCAACTAAATTACACCATCTTATTGAAGTAAAACAATTTAAAGATAAAGAATTATTAGAAGAAATCTTTAAATTAGCCAGTGAAATGGAGATGGCAGATAGAACTGGCAAATATGATAGATTGTTTTTACCTCAAATTCCTCGCAAGAAGATTTTAGCCACACTTTTCTATGAACCCAGCACAAGAACCAGGCTTTCTTTTGAATCCGCAATGATGCGACTTGGTGGAGAGGTAATCACTACGGAAGAGGCAAGGGTATTTTCATCAGTAACAAAAGGCGAATCATTAGTTGATACTATTCGAGTTATAGGCACTTATGCCGATGTGATTGTCTTAAGACATTATGAAGAAGGTTCCTCAAAAATAGCCGCACAAGTCTCATCTGTTCCAATTATTAATGCCGGTGATGGCACCGGTCAACATCCAACTCAGGCATTATTAGATATGTTCACTATCCAGAAGGAACTCGGAAGAATTGATAATCTTAAAGTTGGATTGGTTGGCGATTTGTTATATGGTCGAACAGTTCATTCTTTAACCTATCTTTTAGCTCATCAACACGGAGTAAAACTGTATTTTATCTCTCCAGAAGAAATAAAAATGCCCAGAGATATTATTAATTATTTAGAAGATGAGATGAAAATTCCCTTTGAAGAAATCACAGATTTAAAAGAAGTAGTATCAGATATAGATGTTCTGTATGTAACCAGAATTCAAAAAGAACGATTTAGAAATATTGAGGATTATAATAAAATGAAGGGTGTGTATGTGATTGATAAAGAAATACTTTCTTTGATGAAAAAAGATGCGAGGATTTTACATCCTTTACCACGAGTAGATGAGGTTGCGATTGAAGTTGATGAAGACCCCCGCGCCGCATATTTTAGACAGGTAGAAAATGGCCTTTATCTCCGTATGGCTTTATTAAAAATGATATTAGATTAA